A window from Microbacterium ginsengiterrae encodes these proteins:
- the serA gene encoding phosphoglycerate dehydrogenase: MPKPVVLIAEVLSPATIEALGPDFDVRQVDGTDRPALFSALAEADAVLVRSATKVDAEALEHAPKLKVIARAGVGLDNVDIPAATKAGVMVVNAPTSNIISAAELTCAHILSLARHVPAAHASLAGGQWKRSAYTGTELFEKTLGIVGLGRIGALVAARMQGFGMKVIAFDPYVTSSRAQQLGVELRTLDELVAEADFLTIHMPKTPETTGMIGAEQFAAMKKTAYVVNVARGGLIDEVALREALVAGEIAGAGLDVFTSEPPAEGGSARELLDLPNVVVTPHLGASTDEAQEKAGISVARSVRLALEGDLVPDAVNVAGGVIDPFVRPGIALVEKLGQVFSGLAGSAVTNLDIEVRGELADYDVSVYRLAALKGILSNVVSENVSYVNAPLFAEQRGIEARLIVEKESPEYRNLTTLRGALADGTVLTVAGTLAGTRMVQKIVGINGHDIEVPIETNHIVMQYIDRPGIVAVYGQKFGDAGINIAGMQVARREAGGQALTVLTVDSRVPEELLSEVGEAIEASVVKQIEIAEV, from the coding sequence GTGCCGAAGCCCGTCGTGCTCATTGCCGAAGTTCTCTCGCCCGCCACGATCGAGGCTCTCGGCCCCGACTTCGACGTCCGTCAGGTGGACGGAACGGACCGCCCGGCCCTGTTCTCGGCTCTGGCCGAGGCAGACGCGGTCCTGGTCCGGTCGGCGACGAAGGTGGATGCCGAGGCCCTCGAGCACGCCCCCAAGCTGAAGGTCATCGCCCGCGCCGGCGTCGGTCTCGACAACGTCGACATCCCCGCCGCGACCAAGGCCGGCGTCATGGTCGTCAACGCGCCGACCTCGAACATCATCTCTGCGGCGGAGCTCACCTGCGCCCACATCCTCAGCCTCGCGCGTCACGTGCCGGCCGCACACGCCTCGCTGGCGGGTGGGCAGTGGAAGCGCAGCGCGTACACCGGCACCGAGTTGTTCGAGAAGACCCTCGGCATCGTCGGTCTCGGCCGCATCGGCGCGCTCGTCGCCGCCCGCATGCAGGGCTTCGGGATGAAGGTCATCGCGTTCGACCCCTACGTCACCAGCTCCAGGGCGCAGCAGCTCGGTGTCGAACTCCGCACGCTCGACGAGCTCGTCGCCGAGGCGGACTTCCTCACGATCCACATGCCCAAGACCCCCGAGACGACCGGCATGATCGGTGCAGAGCAGTTCGCGGCGATGAAGAAGACGGCCTACGTCGTCAACGTCGCGCGCGGTGGTCTCATCGACGAGGTCGCTCTGCGCGAAGCGCTGGTGGCGGGCGAGATCGCCGGCGCCGGCCTCGACGTGTTCACCTCCGAGCCGCCTGCGGAGGGCGGCTCGGCTCGCGAGCTCCTCGATCTGCCGAACGTCGTCGTCACCCCGCACCTGGGCGCGTCCACGGACGAGGCGCAGGAGAAGGCGGGCATCTCCGTCGCCCGCTCGGTCAGGCTCGCCCTCGAGGGCGACCTCGTCCCGGATGCCGTGAACGTCGCCGGCGGGGTCATCGACCCGTTCGTCCGCCCCGGCATCGCACTGGTCGAGAAGCTCGGTCAGGTCTTCAGCGGGCTCGCCGGCTCTGCGGTCACGAACCTCGACATCGAGGTGCGAGGCGAGCTCGCCGACTACGACGTCAGCGTGTACCGCCTCGCAGCGCTCAAGGGCATCCTCTCGAACGTCGTCAGCGAGAACGTCTCGTATGTCAACGCTCCACTGTTCGCCGAGCAGCGCGGCATCGAGGCTCGACTGATCGTCGAGAAGGAGAGCCCGGAGTACCGCAACCTGACGACCCTGCGCGGTGCGCTGGCCGACGGCACGGTCCTCACCGTCGCAGGCACGCTCGCCGGCACCCGCATGGTGCAGAAGATCGTCGGGATCAACGGCCACGACATCGAGGTGCCGATCGAGACGAACCACATCGTCATGCAGTACATCGACCGTCCGGGCATCGTCGCCGTCTACGGCCAGAAGTTCGGTGATGCCGGGATCAACATCGCCGGTATGCAGGTCGCCCGCCGAGAGGCAGGCGGACAGGCGCTGACGGTCCTCACCGTGGACTCCCGCGTGCCGGAGGAACTCCTCAGCGAGGTCGGCGAGGCCATCGAGGCCAGCGTGGTCAAGCAGATCGAGATCGCCGAGGTCTGA
- a CDS encoding TetR/AcrR family transcriptional regulator codes for MPRPPRARERVLDAFERILIDDGERTATLDATAKAAGVSKGGLLYHFASKDDLAAGLLARLEALAQDDLDRMASAEEGPIAYFLRTSVMEDAGLDRALVAVSRLAQSGIPAAADALRRVREAWADALRPHVRDDTALELVMLVSDGLYYNNALDTAGAEGSALAGPVPTGGRLEKLIALVSSAAS; via the coding sequence ATGCCCCGCCCTCCCCGCGCCAGAGAGCGCGTCCTCGACGCCTTCGAGAGAATCCTCATCGACGACGGCGAACGGACCGCGACCCTGGATGCGACGGCCAAGGCGGCCGGGGTGTCCAAGGGCGGCCTGCTGTACCACTTCGCGTCGAAGGATGACCTCGCCGCCGGGCTGCTCGCCCGACTCGAAGCCCTCGCCCAGGACGACCTCGATCGCATGGCATCCGCCGAGGAGGGCCCGATCGCCTACTTCCTGCGGACGTCGGTGATGGAGGATGCCGGACTCGACCGGGCACTCGTCGCCGTCTCCCGCCTCGCCCAGAGCGGCATCCCCGCTGCGGCTGACGCCCTCCGTCGCGTGCGGGAGGCATGGGCCGACGCGCTGCGTCCGCACGTGCGCGACGACACGGCGCTCGAGCTGGTGATGCTGGTCAGCGACGGCTTGTACTACAACAACGCGCTCGACACGGCGGGCGCCGAGGGCAGCGCGCTCGCCGGCCCCGTCCCCACCGGCGGCCGGCTCGAGAAGCTCATCGCCCTGGTGAGCAGCGCCGCCTCCTGA
- a CDS encoding MFS transporter yields MTRVESVETGGTRAPRAGARAWVALAVLMLPVLLVSVDNTVLSFALPEIAIALTPTGAEQLWIIDAYPLVLAGLLVTMGTLGDRFGRRRMLLIGATGFAAVSVVAAMAPSAALLIAARALLGLFGAMLMPSTLSLLRSIFLNRDQRRMAIAVWASAFSAGSALGPIVGGFLLEHFAWGSVFLIAVPVLIPLLIGAPLLVPESRDPAPGRIDPVSIILSMATMIPVVYAIKSFATDGVSLGAVAWALGGIVMGVLFVRRQLRAPSPMLDMALFRRGSFSGAILVNLLSVVALVGFLYFVPQHLQLVLGLSPMVAGLALVPGMAAVIIAGLTVVPISRRIAPHIVVPSALVFTVIGYLLVAFTAAGNGAVPLIIAFVVLGIGIGAAETISNELILSSAPAAKAGAASAVSETAYELGAVLGTAVLGGIITAFYRGVLVIPDGVPVEAARAARETLAGAYTVAQELPERVGSALWEAAASAFESGVVVTSLIGAALVVAASVIAAVTLRAPSSR; encoded by the coding sequence ATGACTCGCGTCGAGTCGGTGGAGACGGGCGGAACGCGCGCGCCGCGAGCGGGCGCACGCGCGTGGGTCGCGCTGGCGGTCCTCATGCTCCCCGTGCTGCTCGTCTCCGTGGACAACACGGTGCTGAGCTTCGCGCTGCCGGAGATCGCCATCGCGCTGACGCCGACCGGTGCGGAGCAGCTGTGGATCATCGACGCGTATCCGCTCGTGCTGGCGGGACTGCTCGTGACGATGGGAACACTCGGTGACCGGTTCGGCCGGCGGCGCATGCTCCTCATCGGTGCGACGGGATTCGCGGCGGTCTCCGTCGTCGCGGCCATGGCTCCCAGTGCGGCGCTCCTCATCGCCGCGCGTGCGCTTCTCGGCCTCTTCGGCGCCATGCTCATGCCGTCGACCCTCTCGCTCCTCCGATCGATCTTCCTGAACCGCGATCAGCGGCGCATGGCGATCGCCGTGTGGGCGTCCGCGTTCTCCGCCGGATCCGCGCTGGGGCCGATCGTCGGCGGTTTCCTCCTCGAGCACTTCGCCTGGGGATCCGTCTTCCTCATCGCCGTCCCCGTGCTCATCCCGCTGCTCATCGGGGCTCCTCTGCTCGTGCCCGAGAGCCGGGATCCGGCGCCGGGGCGCATCGACCCGGTGAGCATCATCCTGTCCATGGCGACCATGATCCCCGTGGTCTACGCGATCAAGTCGTTCGCCACCGACGGCGTCAGCCTCGGAGCGGTCGCGTGGGCGCTCGGCGGAATCGTGATGGGCGTGCTGTTCGTGCGCCGCCAGCTGCGTGCGCCGTCGCCCATGCTCGACATGGCGCTGTTCCGCCGAGGATCGTTCTCGGGAGCCATCCTCGTGAACCTGCTCAGCGTCGTCGCGCTCGTCGGCTTCCTCTACTTCGTCCCGCAGCACCTGCAGCTCGTCCTCGGCCTCTCGCCGATGGTGGCCGGTCTCGCTCTCGTGCCAGGGATGGCCGCCGTCATCATCGCCGGGCTCACGGTCGTCCCGATCTCGCGCCGGATCGCCCCACACATCGTCGTCCCCTCCGCACTCGTGTTCACCGTGATCGGCTACCTGCTCGTCGCGTTCACCGCCGCCGGGAACGGCGCCGTTCCGCTCATCATCGCCTTCGTCGTGCTCGGCATCGGCATCGGTGCGGCGGAGACCATCTCGAACGAACTGATCCTCTCCAGTGCCCCGGCGGCGAAGGCCGGCGCTGCCAGCGCGGTGTCGGAGACGGCCTACGAGCTCGGCGCCGTGCTCGGCACCGCGGTCCTCGGAGGCATCATCACCGCGTTCTACCGCGGGGTGCTCGTGATCCCGGACGGGGTCCCCGTCGAGGCCGCCCGTGCGGCCAGAGAGACGCTCGCAGGGGCGTACACCGTCGCGCAGGAGCTTCCTGAGCGCGTCGGCTCCGCGCTGTGGGAGGCTGCGGCATCCGCCTTCGAATCCGGTGTGGTGGTGACCTCGCTCATCGGCGCGGCGCTGGTCGTGGCGGCATCCGTGATCGCGGCCGTCACGCTGCGCGCGCCGAGTTCGCGCTGA
- a CDS encoding 3-isopropylmalate dehydrogenase gives MSRVVKLAVIPGDGIGPEVVAEAERVLEAVTVGGDVVFDKTHFSLGAARYLETGDTLTDEDLAAISAHDAILLGAVGGTPGDPRLKDANIERGLLLKLRFTLDHYVNLRPSKLYAGAPGPLAEPGDIDFVVVREGTEGPYVGNGGAIRTGTPHEIANETSVNTAFGVERVVRYAFELAARRRQKLTLVHKTNVLVNAGGMWKRIVDEVAQEHPEVVVDYLHVDAATIFMVTNPSRFDVIVTDNLFGDILTDLAGAVTGGIGLAASGNINPDGTFPSMFEPVHGSAPDIAGQQKADPTAAILSVALLLDHLGLRDESDRVTRAVEADIADRDGSRTTSQVGDAIIARLQA, from the coding sequence ATGTCGCGTGTCGTGAAGCTGGCCGTCATCCCCGGGGACGGCATCGGTCCAGAGGTCGTCGCCGAGGCCGAGCGGGTGCTCGAAGCCGTCACGGTCGGCGGGGATGTCGTCTTCGACAAGACCCACTTCTCGCTCGGCGCCGCACGCTACCTCGAGACCGGAGACACGCTGACCGATGAGGACCTCGCCGCCATCTCCGCGCATGACGCGATCCTTCTCGGCGCCGTCGGGGGAACGCCGGGCGACCCCCGCCTCAAGGACGCGAACATCGAGCGCGGTCTGCTTCTGAAGCTCCGGTTCACCCTCGACCACTACGTGAACCTGCGCCCGTCGAAGCTCTACGCCGGCGCACCGGGGCCGCTCGCCGAACCGGGCGACATCGACTTCGTCGTCGTCCGCGAGGGGACGGAGGGCCCGTACGTCGGCAACGGCGGTGCGATCAGGACCGGCACCCCGCACGAGATCGCCAACGAGACGAGCGTCAACACCGCCTTCGGCGTCGAGCGCGTCGTCCGCTACGCGTTCGAGCTCGCCGCACGGCGTCGGCAGAAGCTCACACTCGTGCACAAGACCAACGTCCTCGTCAACGCGGGCGGCATGTGGAAGCGGATCGTCGACGAGGTGGCGCAGGAGCACCCCGAGGTGGTCGTAGACTATCTGCACGTCGACGCGGCGACGATCTTCATGGTCACGAACCCCTCCCGTTTCGACGTGATCGTCACCGACAACCTCTTCGGCGACATCCTCACGGATCTGGCAGGCGCCGTCACCGGTGGCATCGGCCTCGCCGCTTCGGGCAACATCAACCCCGACGGCACGTTCCCCTCGATGTTCGAGCCCGTTCATGGTTCGGCGCCCGACATCGCAGGTCAGCAGAAAGCCGACCCCACGGCGGCGATCCTGTCCGTCGCCCTCCTGCTCGATCACCTCGGGCTTCGGGACGAGTCCGACCGCGTGACACGAGCGGTCGAGGCGGACATCGCCGATCGGGACGGCTCTCGAACCACCAGTCAGGTGGGCGACGCCATCATCGCCCGGCTCCAGGCGTAA
- a CDS encoding branched-chain amino acid aminotransferase produces the protein MTTTETELAPLEFAVTKNLAAKSAAAREEILKNPGFGTVFTDHMVDICWSTRGGWHRPRVQPYGPISLDPAAAVLHYGQEIFEGIKAYRHADGSIHTFRPRANAERMQRSARRMALPELPTEYFLQSLRELIAVDGDWTPSGADQSLYLRPFMFAKEAFLGVRPAEKVAYYLIASPAGSYFKGGVQPVRIWLSETYARAGKGGTGAAKTGGNYASSLLPQAEAYENGCDQVVFLDPDGNVEELGGMNVVFVHRDGRIITPQSDSILEGITRDSLLQLAEDRGHTVERRPVSLQEWRDGVASGDIIEVFACGTAAVVTPIGALVTAAGEERQPTGDLALSLREELTDIQYGRATDKHGWMHQLD, from the coding sequence ATGACAACGACCGAAACCGAACTCGCCCCGCTCGAGTTCGCCGTGACCAAGAATCTCGCGGCGAAGTCCGCAGCCGCCCGCGAGGAGATCCTCAAGAACCCGGGCTTCGGCACGGTCTTCACCGACCACATGGTCGACATCTGCTGGTCGACCAGGGGCGGATGGCACCGACCTCGGGTCCAGCCCTACGGTCCGATCTCCCTGGACCCTGCGGCCGCCGTGCTGCACTACGGGCAGGAGATCTTCGAGGGCATCAAGGCCTATCGGCACGCCGACGGCTCGATCCACACCTTCCGTCCCCGCGCCAACGCCGAGCGCATGCAGCGCAGCGCGCGACGGATGGCTCTTCCCGAACTGCCGACGGAGTACTTCCTGCAGTCCCTGCGCGAGCTCATCGCGGTCGACGGCGACTGGACCCCGTCCGGCGCCGACCAGAGCCTGTACCTGCGCCCCTTCATGTTCGCCAAGGAGGCGTTCCTCGGCGTCCGTCCGGCGGAGAAGGTCGCGTACTACCTGATCGCGAGCCCCGCAGGGTCGTACTTCAAGGGCGGCGTCCAGCCCGTGCGGATCTGGCTGTCCGAGACGTATGCCCGTGCGGGCAAGGGCGGCACCGGCGCGGCGAAGACCGGCGGCAACTACGCCTCCAGCCTCCTGCCGCAGGCGGAGGCCTATGAGAACGGGTGCGACCAGGTCGTCTTCCTCGATCCCGACGGCAACGTCGAAGAGCTCGGCGGCATGAACGTCGTCTTCGTCCACCGCGACGGTCGGATCATCACGCCGCAGTCCGACAGCATCCTCGAGGGGATCACCCGCGACTCGCTGCTGCAGCTCGCCGAGGACCGCGGTCACACCGTGGAGCGGCGGCCCGTCTCGCTGCAGGAGTGGCGCGACGGCGTGGCATCTGGCGACATCATCGAGGTGTTCGCCTGTGGCACCGCTGCCGTGGTGACCCCGATCGGCGCTCTCGTGACGGCGGCCGGTGAGGAGCGGCAGCCGACCGGAGACCTCGCGCTCTCGCTGCGCGAGGAGCTCACTGACATCCAGTACGGCCGCGCCACCGACAAGCACGGCTGGATGCACCAGCTCGACTGA
- a CDS encoding fumarylacetoacetate hydrolase family protein: MKIARFSHNDAIQYGILDEQELVVLSGDPMFAGFDTTGERVALSDVALLAPVIPRSKVVCVGKNYHDHAAEMGGTAPEEPLLFLKPNTAVIGPGDSIVRPTLSAQTEHEGELAVVIGRVAKNVTAERALEYVFGYTVANDVTARDLQRKDGQWTRAKGFDTFCPIGPMIETEFDTADATIETRVNGEVRQQAPLSDMIHSVEEIIAYASAVFTLLPGDVILTGTPAGVGTFQAGDTVEVEVSGIGILRNGVRDALPVA; encoded by the coding sequence GTGAAGATCGCTCGGTTCAGCCACAACGACGCCATCCAGTACGGAATCCTCGACGAGCAGGAGCTCGTCGTCCTCTCCGGCGACCCGATGTTCGCCGGCTTCGACACGACGGGGGAGCGGGTGGCTCTGTCGGATGTCGCCCTGCTCGCCCCGGTGATCCCTCGGTCGAAGGTCGTCTGCGTCGGCAAGAACTATCACGATCACGCGGCCGAGATGGGCGGAACGGCACCAGAGGAACCGCTGCTGTTCCTCAAGCCGAACACCGCAGTGATCGGCCCCGGCGACTCGATCGTGCGCCCCACCCTCTCCGCGCAGACGGAGCACGAGGGAGAGCTCGCCGTCGTGATCGGTCGGGTCGCCAAGAACGTCACGGCCGAACGCGCCCTGGAGTACGTGTTCGGGTACACGGTCGCCAACGACGTCACCGCGCGCGACCTCCAGCGCAAGGACGGACAGTGGACCCGCGCCAAGGGGTTCGACACCTTCTGCCCGATCGGCCCCATGATCGAGACGGAGTTCGACACGGCGGACGCGACCATCGAGACCCGCGTCAACGGCGAGGTGCGCCAGCAGGCCCCGCTCAGCGACATGATCCACTCCGTCGAGGAGATCATCGCCTACGCATCCGCGGTGTTCACGCTCCTGCCCGGTGATGTGATCCTCACCGGCACGCCCGCCGGCGTCGGCACGTTCCAGGCGGGGGACACCGTCGAGGTCGAGGTGTCCGGCATCGGTATCCTGCGCAACGGCGTGCGCGACGCACTGCCGGTGGCATGA
- a CDS encoding MFS transporter: MTVPSAAEQRAVQRRTVSVLSAGQVLGGIAFGATVSLGALLAADISGDDALSGLATASVTLGAALCAIPLARLATKLGRRRALTLGNLFALVGIGIVISAAAVRSFPLLLVGIVLIGAGNAGNLQSRFAATDLASPRHRGRDLSVVVWATTVGGVAGPLLLGPGEIVGQAIGMPPQTGSYLFSLVAQVAALVLYLVALRPDPLLLAQRILAAGVGKTAVKERRDHPVAARYAMFAIAASHVVMASVMAMTPIHLAHMAHSTHGGHATPADISTLVGVTIAMHVAGMYALSPLFGILADRWGRLRVVLLGQGLLAGALLFAITVNDQAWGVMVALILLGLGWSAATVAGAALLTEATTPALRTRRQGRSDSLMSFSAAGGAVLAGIILSNFQYGGLAVAASVLVVAIAVLSPLGRLGSHTPHA; the protein is encoded by the coding sequence ATGACCGTCCCCAGCGCCGCCGAACAGCGGGCGGTGCAGCGGCGTACGGTCTCGGTGCTCTCGGCGGGGCAGGTGCTCGGCGGGATCGCCTTCGGCGCGACCGTGTCGCTGGGGGCGCTGTTGGCCGCCGACATCTCCGGCGACGATGCGCTCTCCGGCCTCGCCACCGCGTCGGTGACCCTCGGCGCGGCGCTGTGCGCCATTCCGCTCGCGCGACTCGCGACGAAACTGGGGCGAAGGCGCGCCCTCACACTGGGCAACCTCTTCGCGCTGGTCGGCATCGGGATCGTGATCTCCGCGGCCGCCGTCCGGAGCTTTCCGCTGCTGCTGGTCGGCATCGTCCTCATCGGTGCAGGCAACGCGGGGAACCTCCAGTCCCGCTTCGCCGCCACCGACCTGGCAAGCCCGCGCCATCGCGGTCGTGATCTCTCGGTCGTCGTCTGGGCGACGACCGTCGGGGGAGTGGCTGGGCCGTTGCTGCTGGGCCCTGGTGAGATCGTCGGTCAGGCGATCGGGATGCCGCCCCAGACCGGGTCGTACCTGTTCTCGCTCGTGGCGCAGGTCGCCGCGCTCGTGCTCTACCTCGTGGCTCTGCGACCCGACCCGCTGCTGCTGGCGCAGCGGATCCTCGCCGCAGGTGTAGGCAAGACCGCGGTGAAGGAACGCCGCGACCACCCCGTGGCTGCGCGCTATGCGATGTTCGCGATCGCCGCGTCTCACGTCGTGATGGCGTCGGTGATGGCGATGACGCCCATCCACCTGGCGCACATGGCGCATTCGACACACGGCGGCCACGCGACCCCCGCCGACATCTCGACGCTCGTCGGGGTCACCATCGCCATGCACGTCGCCGGCATGTACGCCCTCTCTCCGCTGTTCGGGATCCTCGCCGACCGGTGGGGGCGCCTGCGCGTCGTGCTGCTGGGACAGGGCCTGCTCGCCGGTGCACTCCTGTTCGCGATCACCGTGAACGACCAGGCGTGGGGAGTGATGGTGGCACTCATCCTGCTCGGCCTCGGCTGGAGCGCTGCGACGGTCGCCGGAGCCGCCCTGCTCACCGAGGCGACGACGCCGGCCCTGCGGACCCGGCGCCAGGGACGCAGCGACTCACTCATGAGTTTCTCCGCGGCCGGAGGGGCGGTGCTCGCCGGCATCATCCTGTCGAACTTCCAGTACGGCGGTCTGGCCGTTGCCGCCTCCGTACTCGTCGTCGCTATCGCGGTGCTCTCTCCACTGGGACGGCTGGGGAGTCATACGCCGCACGCGTAG
- the gltX gene encoding glutamate--tRNA ligase produces the protein MATPHPLTTTATGSDVRVRFCPSPTGLPHVGLIRTALFNWAYARHNGGKLVFRIEDTDAARDSEESFQQVLDALRWMEIDWDEGVEVGGPHAPYRQSQRHDIYREVIDTLMKSGALYESFSTAEEIDARNEANGRAKQLGYDNHDRDLTEEQKAAFRAEGRQPALRLRVPDEDLTYVDLIRGEVTFPAGSFPDFVVVRPNGIPLYTFVNPVDDALMGITHVLRGEDLMPSTARQLALYAALIDAGVTTFVPRFAHMPLVLGETGNKKLSKRDPQADLFLHRERGFIHEGLLNYLALLGWSIGPDRDVFSLDEFIAAFDIADVNPNPARFDQKKAESINGDHIRMLDVKDFAERSVPYLAAAGLFDEPTHEQLVLAFRAAPLVQERVQLLGDVPGMLGFLFTEDVSYAADALKGLPANAAEVLDACVAALEPVTDFSTEKIQEALSTALVEELALKPRVAYGPPRVAITGRRVSPPLFESMELLGRDESLRRLAALSEFLGRQATSE, from the coding sequence ATGGCTACTCCTCATCCCCTCACCACCACGGCGACCGGCTCCGATGTGCGCGTGCGCTTCTGCCCGTCCCCGACCGGCCTGCCGCACGTCGGCCTGATCCGCACCGCCCTGTTCAACTGGGCGTACGCACGCCACAACGGTGGCAAGCTCGTGTTCCGCATCGAGGACACGGATGCCGCGCGCGACAGCGAAGAGAGCTTCCAGCAGGTGCTCGACGCGCTCCGCTGGATGGAGATCGACTGGGATGAGGGCGTCGAGGTCGGCGGACCGCATGCGCCGTACCGCCAGTCCCAGCGTCACGACATCTACCGCGAGGTCATCGACACCCTCATGAAGTCGGGTGCGCTCTACGAGAGCTTCTCCACCGCGGAGGAGATCGACGCGCGCAACGAGGCCAACGGCCGCGCCAAGCAGCTCGGCTACGACAACCACGACCGCGACCTCACGGAGGAGCAGAAGGCCGCGTTCCGCGCAGAGGGACGTCAGCCCGCCCTTCGCCTCCGTGTGCCGGACGAGGACCTCACCTACGTCGACCTCATCCGTGGCGAGGTCACATTCCCCGCCGGTTCCTTCCCGGACTTCGTGGTCGTCCGCCCCAACGGCATCCCGCTGTACACGTTCGTGAACCCGGTCGACGACGCGCTCATGGGCATCACCCACGTCCTGCGCGGCGAGGACCTCATGCCCTCGACCGCCCGTCAGCTGGCGCTGTACGCCGCGCTCATCGACGCGGGTGTCACCACGTTCGTGCCGCGGTTCGCGCACATGCCACTGGTGCTCGGCGAGACCGGCAACAAGAAGCTCTCCAAGCGTGATCCGCAGGCCGACCTGTTCCTGCACCGCGAGCGTGGATTCATCCACGAGGGGCTGCTCAACTACCTCGCCCTGCTCGGCTGGTCCATCGGGCCGGACAGGGACGTGTTCTCGCTCGACGAGTTCATCGCGGCGTTCGACATCGCAGACGTCAATCCGAACCCGGCGCGCTTCGACCAGAAGAAGGCCGAGTCCATCAACGGCGATCACATCCGGATGCTGGATGTGAAGGACTTCGCGGAGCGCAGCGTGCCGTACCTCGCCGCCGCCGGGCTCTTCGACGAGCCGACCCACGAACAGCTCGTCCTCGCTTTCCGCGCCGCACCACTCGTGCAGGAGCGCGTGCAGTTGCTCGGCGACGTCCCCGGCATGCTGGGCTTCCTCTTCACCGAGGACGTCTCGTACGCCGCCGACGCGCTCAAGGGACTCCCCGCCAACGCCGCCGAGGTGCTCGACGCATGCGTCGCCGCACTCGAACCGGTCACCGACTTCTCCACGGAGAAGATCCAGGAGGCGCTGTCAACGGCGCTGGTCGAGGAACTCGCGCTCAAGCCGCGCGTCGCATACGGTCCGCCTCGCGTCGCGATCACCGGGCGTAGGGTGTCGCCGCCGCTGTTCGAGTCGATGGAACTCCTCGGGCGTGACGAGTCGCTGCGGCGTCTGGCGGCGCTGTCCGAGTTCCTCGGCCGGCAGGCCACTTCGGAGTGA